A single Streptomyces sp. 2114.4 DNA region contains:
- the uvrA gene encoding excinuclease ABC subunit UvrA: protein MADRLIVRGAREHNLKNVSLDLPRDSLIVFTGLSGSGKSSLAFDTIFAEGQRRYVESLSSYARQFLGQMDKPDVDFIEGLSPAVSIDQKSTSRNPRSTVGTITEVYDYLRLLFARIGKPHCPECGRPIARQSPQAIVDKVLELPEGSRFQVLSPLVRERKGEFVDLFSDLQTKGYSRARVDGETIQLSEPPKLKKQEKHTIEVVVDRLTVKESAKRRLTDSVETALGLSGGMVILDFVDLDADDPQRERMYSEHLYCAYDDLSFEELEPRSFSFNSPFGACPDCTGIGTRMEVDPDLIVPDEDRSLDEGAIHPWSHGHTKEYFGRLVGALADALGFRTDIPWAGLPARAKKALLNGHKTQIEVRYRNRYGRQRAYTTPFEGAVPFVKRRHSEAESDSSRERFEGYMREVPCPTCEGTRLKPIVLAVTVQERSIAEVAAMSISDCADFLRDMKLTAREKKIAERVLKEVNERLKFLVDVGLDYLSLNRAAGTLSGGEAQRIRLATQIGSGLVGVLYVLDEPSIGLHQRDNHRLIETLVRLRDMGNTLIVVEHDEDTIKVADWVVDIGPGAGEHGGKVVHSGPMKQLLATKESITGQYLSGKKAIATPDIRRPADPSRQLTVHGAKENNLRDIDVSFPLGVFTAVTGVSGSGKSTLVNDILYTHLARELNGAKSVPGRHTRVAGDDLVDKVVHVDQSPIGRTPRSNPATYTGVFDHVRKLFAETMEAKVRGYLPGRFSFNVKGGRCENCSGDGTIKIEMNFLPDVYVPCEVCHGARYNRETLEVHYKGKSIAEVLDMPIEEALSFFEAVPTISRHLKTLNEVGLGYVRLGQSAPTLSGGEAQRVKLASELQKRSTGSTVYVLDEPTTGLHFDDISKLINVLSGLVDKGNTVIVIEHNLDVIKTADWVVDMGPEGGSGGGLVVAEGTPEGVASIPASHTGKFLREILGDRVSDAAPVGTTAKKTVAKKAAAQRPAAKKTAAAAKKTTARSRKAT, encoded by the coding sequence GTGGCCGACCGTCTCATCGTCCGTGGCGCTCGCGAGCACAACCTCAAGAACGTCTCGCTCGACCTCCCCCGCGACTCCCTCATCGTCTTCACGGGGCTCTCCGGGTCGGGCAAGTCCTCGCTCGCCTTCGACACGATCTTCGCCGAGGGGCAGCGGCGCTATGTCGAGTCGCTCTCCTCCTATGCCCGGCAGTTCCTCGGGCAGATGGACAAGCCCGATGTGGACTTCATCGAGGGCCTGTCCCCCGCGGTGTCGATCGACCAGAAGTCGACGTCGCGCAACCCCCGCTCGACGGTCGGCACGATCACCGAGGTCTACGACTACCTCCGTCTGCTCTTCGCGCGGATCGGCAAGCCGCACTGCCCCGAGTGCGGGCGGCCGATCGCCCGGCAGTCGCCGCAGGCGATCGTCGACAAGGTGCTCGAACTCCCCGAGGGCAGCCGCTTCCAGGTGCTCTCCCCCCTGGTGCGCGAGCGCAAGGGCGAGTTCGTCGATCTCTTCTCCGACCTTCAGACGAAGGGCTACAGCCGGGCCCGGGTCGACGGGGAGACGATCCAGCTCTCCGAGCCGCCGAAGCTGAAGAAGCAGGAGAAGCACACCATCGAGGTGGTCGTCGACCGCCTCACGGTCAAGGAGTCCGCCAAGCGCCGGCTGACCGACTCCGTCGAGACCGCCCTCGGGCTCTCCGGCGGCATGGTCATCCTCGACTTCGTCGATCTGGACGCCGACGACCCGCAGCGCGAGCGGATGTACTCGGAGCATCTGTACTGCGCCTACGACGATCTCTCCTTCGAGGAGCTGGAGCCCCGCTCCTTCTCCTTCAACTCGCCCTTCGGCGCCTGCCCGGACTGCACCGGCATCGGCACGCGCATGGAGGTCGACCCCGACCTGATCGTCCCCGACGAGGACCGCTCCCTCGACGAGGGCGCCATCCACCCCTGGTCGCACGGCCACACCAAGGAGTACTTCGGCCGTCTGGTCGGCGCGCTGGCGGACGCCCTCGGATTCCGTACGGACATCCCCTGGGCCGGGCTGCCGGCCCGCGCCAAGAAGGCGCTGCTGAACGGCCACAAGACCCAGATCGAGGTGCGCTACCGCAACCGGTACGGCCGCCAGCGGGCCTACACCACCCCCTTCGAGGGCGCCGTCCCGTTCGTCAAGCGGCGGCACTCCGAGGCGGAGAGCGACAGCAGCCGGGAGCGCTTCGAGGGCTATATGCGCGAGGTGCCCTGCCCGACCTGCGAGGGCACCCGGCTGAAGCCGATCGTGCTCGCCGTGACGGTCCAGGAGCGGTCGATCGCCGAGGTCGCGGCCATGTCGATCAGTGACTGCGCCGACTTCCTGCGGGACATGAAGCTCACCGCCCGCGAGAAGAAGATCGCCGAGCGGGTCCTCAAGGAGGTCAACGAGCGGCTGAAGTTCCTGGTCGACGTCGGCCTGGACTACCTCTCGCTGAACCGCGCGGCCGGCACCCTCTCCGGCGGCGAGGCCCAGCGCATCCGCCTCGCCACCCAGATCGGCTCCGGCCTGGTGGGCGTGCTCTATGTCCTCGACGAGCCGTCGATCGGCCTGCACCAGCGCGACAACCACCGGCTGATCGAGACCCTGGTGCGGCTGCGCGACATGGGCAACACCCTCATCGTCGTCGAGCACGACGAGGACACCATCAAGGTCGCGGACTGGGTGGTGGACATCGGCCCCGGCGCGGGCGAGCACGGCGGCAAGGTCGTGCACAGCGGCCCGATGAAGCAGTTGCTGGCCACCAAGGAGTCGATCACCGGCCAGTACCTCTCCGGCAAGAAGGCCATCGCGACCCCGGACATCCGGCGGCCGGCCGACCCGTCGCGGCAGCTGACGGTCCACGGCGCGAAGGAGAACAACCTCCGCGACATCGACGTCTCCTTCCCGCTCGGAGTGTTCACCGCCGTCACCGGCGTCTCCGGATCCGGAAAGTCGACGCTGGTCAACGACATCCTCTACACCCACCTGGCGCGCGAGCTGAACGGCGCCAAGTCGGTCCCGGGCCGGCACACCCGGGTGGCCGGCGACGACCTGGTGGACAAGGTCGTGCATGTCGACCAGTCGCCGATCGGCCGGACCCCGCGTTCCAACCCGGCCACCTACACCGGCGTCTTCGATCATGTCCGCAAGCTCTTCGCGGAGACGATGGAGGCCAAGGTCCGCGGCTATCTGCCGGGGCGCTTCTCCTTCAACGTCAAGGGCGGCCGCTGCGAGAACTGCTCCGGCGACGGCACGATCAAGATCGAGATGAACTTCCTGCCGGATGTGTATGTGCCGTGCGAGGTCTGCCACGGTGCGCGCTACAACCGGGAGACCCTGGAGGTCCACTACAAGGGCAAGTCCATCGCCGAGGTGCTGGACATGCCCATCGAGGAGGCGCTGAGCTTCTTCGAGGCGGTGCCGACCATTTCCCGGCATCTCAAGACGCTCAACGAGGTCGGCCTCGGGTACGTCCGGCTCGGCCAGTCCGCGCCGACGCTCTCCGGCGGTGAGGCGCAGCGCGTCAAGCTGGCCAGCGAGCTCCAGAAGCGCTCGACGGGCAGCACGGTCTACGTCCTCGACGAGCCGACCACCGGTCTGCACTTCGACGACATCAGCAAGCTGATCAATGTGCTGTCCGGCCTGGTGGACAAGGGCAACACGGTGATCGTCATCGAGCACAACCTCGATGTGATCAAGACGGCGGACTGGGTCGTCGACATGGGCCCCGAAGGCGGCAGCGGCGGCGGCCTGGTCGTCGCCGAGGGCACCCCGGAGGGCGTCGCGTCGATCCCGGCCAGCCACACCGGCAAGTTCCTGCGGGAAATCCTCGGCGACCGCGTCAGCGATGCCGCGCCGGTGGGGACCACCGCGAAGAAGACGGTGGCCAAGAAGGCCGCGGCACAGAGGCCGGCCGCCAAGAAGACCGCGGCCGCGGCCAAGAAGACGACGGCCCGGTCCCGCAAGGCCACCTGA
- a CDS encoding TetR/AcrR family transcriptional regulator, protein MKDGVTSEVPGEERHGGDEAGPRGRWEETGFTEDDGRLTLRERKKLRTRQRISGEATLLFIQRGFDNVTVAEVARAAEVSTMTVFNYFPRKEDLFLDRIPEARELIIRAVRERGADESPLAALRRLALGLLAERHPLAAVGEGFEHFYRTVLDSPALRARGREAVEEMESTLAALLAEAAGGEADRPGPDARLAAALIVAGIRAAGAEAVARQLGGDPVDEVAVEQAEVLRRTFDALERALPGVS, encoded by the coding sequence ATGAAGGATGGCGTGACGAGTGAGGTGCCGGGTGAAGAGCGGCACGGCGGAGACGAGGCGGGTCCTCGCGGCCGGTGGGAGGAGACCGGTTTCACCGAGGACGACGGGCGGCTGACGCTGCGCGAGCGCAAGAAGCTGCGCACCCGGCAGCGGATCTCCGGCGAGGCCACGCTGCTGTTCATCCAGCGAGGCTTCGACAACGTGACGGTCGCCGAGGTGGCCCGCGCCGCCGAGGTGTCCACGATGACGGTCTTCAATTACTTCCCGCGCAAGGAGGACCTGTTCCTCGACCGGATCCCCGAGGCCCGGGAGTTGATCATCCGCGCCGTCCGCGAGCGCGGTGCGGACGAGTCACCGCTCGCCGCGCTGCGCCGGCTCGCTCTCGGGCTGCTGGCGGAGCGGCATCCGCTGGCCGCCGTGGGGGAGGGGTTCGAGCACTTCTACCGGACGGTGCTGGACTCGCCGGCGCTGCGCGCGCGGGGCCGGGAGGCGGTCGAGGAGATGGAGAGCACACTGGCCGCGCTGCTGGCCGAGGCCGCGGGCGGCGAGGCGGACCGTCCCGGCCCGGACGCCCGGCTGGCCGCGGCGCTGATCGTCGCGGGGATCCGGGCGGCGGGCGCCGAAGCGGTGGCCCGGCAGCTCGGGGGTGACCCGGTGGACGAGGTGGCCGTTGAACAGGCGGAGGTGCTGCGGCGCACCTTCGATGCGCTGGAGCGTGCGCTGCCCGGTGTCTCCTGA
- a CDS encoding FAD-dependent monooxygenase — protein MKHDADVVVAGGGPVGLMLACELALADVSVVVLERLTGVDTTIKAGSVNSPTAEALYRRGMLPGLAAAQRDAYDRVSSFMRQRQAAGATGVKQPPRFAGHFAGLMLRGDLLDEADPDFDGPGPAAEVGLVPQEALERLLGARAAELGVDLRRGVTLTGFDAGEDGVHVHTSNGSLRTGWLAGCDGGRSTVRRLAGFPFPGTAPEITGRQALVEMTGAEALGAGWNFTRTGTYAHGPVPGRILTVEFDGPPADREAPVTAEELQASLRKVSGVEDVTIHAVHSATRFTDNARQVPDYRSGRVLLAGDAAHVHSPFGGQGLNLGIGDAMNLGWKLAATVHGWAPEGLLDSYTAERHPLGAWVLEWTRAQVALMRPESHAMALRGVIAELTETVAATTFFAKKISGVRQRYDLPGDHPLTGRSAPDLELGDGTRLADQLHGGQGLLLDLAGDAELCRRAAGYGDRIRVLTVDCPGRPGLAGLLVRPDGTTAWAVDTPGGPDGLDAALRLWFGTPAEAAA, from the coding sequence ATGAAGCATGACGCAGACGTAGTGGTGGCAGGGGGCGGTCCGGTGGGGCTGATGCTCGCCTGCGAACTCGCACTGGCAGACGTGTCGGTCGTCGTCCTGGAGCGACTGACCGGCGTGGACACGACCATCAAGGCGGGGTCGGTCAACTCCCCCACGGCAGAGGCCCTTTACCGGCGCGGGATGCTGCCCGGCCTGGCGGCGGCGCAGCGCGACGCCTACGACAGGGTCAGCTCGTTCATGCGGCAGCGCCAGGCCGCCGGCGCCACCGGGGTGAAGCAGCCACCGAGGTTCGCCGGGCACTTCGCGGGCCTCATGCTGCGCGGTGACCTGCTGGACGAGGCGGACCCGGACTTCGACGGCCCCGGGCCCGCCGCCGAGGTCGGCCTCGTACCCCAGGAGGCCCTGGAGCGGCTGCTCGGCGCCCGCGCCGCCGAGCTGGGCGTCGACCTGCGCCGCGGGGTGACCCTGACCGGCTTCGACGCCGGCGAGGACGGTGTGCACGTCCACACCTCGAACGGGTCGCTGCGCACCGGCTGGCTGGCCGGCTGCGACGGCGGCCGCAGCACCGTCCGCCGGCTCGCCGGCTTCCCCTTCCCCGGTACGGCCCCGGAGATCACCGGCCGTCAGGCCCTCGTCGAGATGACCGGCGCCGAGGCCCTGGGCGCCGGCTGGAACTTCACCCGGACGGGGACGTATGCCCACGGGCCGGTGCCCGGCCGGATCCTCACCGTGGAGTTCGACGGACCGCCGGCGGACCGCGAAGCCCCCGTCACCGCCGAGGAGTTGCAGGCCTCCCTGCGGAAGGTGTCCGGGGTCGAGGACGTCACGATCCACGCGGTGCACTCGGCGACCCGGTTCACCGATAACGCACGCCAGGTGCCCGACTACCGGTCGGGGCGGGTGCTGCTCGCCGGTGACGCGGCGCACGTCCACTCGCCGTTCGGCGGCCAGGGGCTGAATCTCGGCATCGGCGACGCCATGAACCTCGGCTGGAAGCTGGCCGCCACGGTGCACGGCTGGGCGCCGGAGGGCCTGCTCGACAGCTACACGGCCGAGCGGCACCCCCTGGGGGCATGGGTGCTGGAGTGGACCCGGGCCCAAGTGGCGCTGATGCGGCCGGAGTCGCACGCCATGGCGCTGCGCGGGGTGATCGCCGAACTGACCGAAACGGTCGCCGCCACCACCTTCTTCGCCAAGAAGATCTCCGGCGTCCGGCAGCGCTACGACCTGCCCGGCGACCATCCGCTGACCGGCCGCAGCGCGCCCGACCTGGAGCTCGGTGACGGCACCCGGCTCGCGGACCAGCTGCACGGCGGGCAGGGGCTGTTGCTCGACCTCGCCGGGGACGCCGAGCTGTGCAGGAGGGCCGCCGGATACGGCGACCGGATACGGGTGCTCACGGTGGACTGCCCGGGGCGGCCCGGTCTGGCCGGCCTGCTGGTGCGTCCCGACGGCACCACCGCCTGGGCGGTGGACACCCCCGGCGGTCCGGACGGGCTGGACGCCGCGCTCCGGCTCTGGTTCGGGACGCCCGCCGAAGCGGCGGCCTGA
- a CDS encoding maleylpyruvate isomerase family mycothiol-dependent enzyme: MTLTPPDFPHDVAAVREATDRLLVSVSTLDDAAIGEPSLLPGWTRGHVLAHLARNADALGNLLTWARTDVPTPMYAGPEARAADIERGADRPLAAHLDDLRESAARFDKAMDALPRDRRAYQVEMRNNVVERADRLPLRRLAELELHHVDLGVGHTLDQLSPDFVERQLAFLATVKFAGHPELPPLELRSDDGRRWHTGRLATGPGAGDRPVVVTGSAVALVGWLTGRGESGKLDSHGSVLPVVPPL; this comes from the coding sequence ATGACCCTCACCCCGCCCGACTTCCCGCACGATGTGGCAGCGGTCCGAGAGGCCACCGACCGGCTCCTCGTCTCGGTGAGCACACTCGACGACGCGGCGATCGGCGAACCGTCGCTGCTGCCCGGCTGGACCCGCGGCCATGTCCTTGCCCATCTGGCCCGCAACGCGGACGCCCTGGGCAACCTCCTCACCTGGGCGCGGACGGATGTGCCCACGCCGATGTACGCCGGCCCCGAGGCGCGTGCCGCCGATATCGAGCGGGGCGCCGACCGCCCGCTGGCGGCGCATCTGGACGACCTCAGGGAGTCCGCGGCGCGGTTCGACAAGGCGATGGACGCCCTGCCGCGGGACCGCCGCGCCTACCAGGTCGAGATGCGCAACAACGTCGTCGAACGGGCCGACCGGCTGCCGCTGCGCCGGCTGGCCGAGCTCGAACTCCACCATGTCGACCTCGGCGTGGGCCACACCCTCGACCAGCTCTCCCCCGACTTCGTCGAGCGCCAACTGGCCTTCCTGGCCACGGTCAAGTTCGCCGGTCACCCGGAGCTGCCCCCGCTGGAGCTGCGGTCCGACGACGGCCGCCGGTGGCACACCGGCCGCCTCGCCACCGGGCCGGGCGCCGGGGACCGGCCCGTGGTGGTGACGGGCTCCGCGGTCGCGCTGGTGGGCTGGCTCACCGGCCGTGGCGAGAGCGGCAAACTCGACAGTCACGGCTCCGTCCTGCCCGTGGTGCCGCCGCTCTAG
- a CDS encoding MBL fold metallo-hydrolase encodes MGYSGAVKVGGPADVHELTDLMISKVAVGPTNNNAYVLRCRATDEQLLIDAAAEPHTLLALIGDSGIGSVVTTHRHGDHWGALREVVDATGARTYAGRYDAEGIPVPTDVLVEDGDTLTVGRVELTARHLVGHTPGSIALVYDDPHGAPHLFTGDCLFPGGVGNTFGSAENFTRLIDDVERKLFGELPDETWVYPGHGADTTLGAERPHLAAWHQRGW; translated from the coding sequence ATGGGCTACAGCGGAGCAGTGAAGGTCGGCGGACCGGCCGACGTGCACGAGCTGACCGACCTGATGATCTCGAAGGTCGCGGTCGGTCCGACGAACAACAACGCCTATGTGCTGCGGTGCCGGGCGACCGATGAGCAGTTGCTGATCGACGCGGCCGCCGAACCGCACACCCTTCTCGCGCTGATCGGCGACAGCGGCATCGGATCCGTGGTCACCACACACCGGCACGGCGACCACTGGGGCGCGCTGCGCGAGGTCGTCGACGCGACGGGGGCGCGGACCTACGCGGGGCGGTACGACGCCGAGGGCATTCCCGTCCCCACGGATGTGCTGGTCGAGGACGGCGACACCCTCACCGTCGGCCGGGTCGAGCTGACCGCGCGTCATCTGGTCGGACACACACCGGGCAGCATCGCGCTGGTCTACGACGACCCGCACGGTGCCCCGCACCTGTTCACCGGGGACTGCCTGTTCCCCGGTGGCGTCGGCAACACCTTCGGCAGCGCCGAGAACTTCACCCGCCTGATCGACGACGTGGAGCGCAAGCTCTTCGGCGAGCTTCCCGACGAGACCTGGGTGTATCCGGGCCACGGCGCCGACACCACGCTCGGCGCGGAGCGGCCGCACCTCGCCGCGTGGCACCAGCGCGGCTGGTAA
- a CDS encoding TerC family protein — protein MDVSLNLWVLTILGLCALIAADFFIGGRKPHEVSLKEAGIWTGVWIALAALFGLGLLVLGGTAPAGEFFAGFITEKSLSVDNLFVFVLIMAKFAVPAIYQQRVLMVGVLIALVLRAGFIGAGAAIIANFSWIFYLFGAFLIWTAWKLIKEARAEEEDEEFEENRFLKLVEKRFPSTDAYHGTKLFVVENGKRLMTPMLIVMLAIGTTDVLFALDSIPAIFGLTQDPYIVFTANAFALMGLRQLYFLIGGLLKKLVHLSYGLSVILGFIGVKLVLHALHESAVPVPEISIPVSLGVICAVLIVTTVTSLRASKKQAAADAAAKERIDA, from the coding sequence GTGGACGTTTCCCTGAACCTGTGGGTGCTGACCATCCTTGGTCTGTGCGCCCTGATAGCCGCCGATTTCTTCATCGGCGGACGCAAACCCCATGAGGTCTCCCTCAAGGAGGCCGGCATCTGGACCGGCGTCTGGATCGCGCTCGCCGCGCTCTTCGGGCTCGGGCTGCTGGTCCTCGGCGGCACCGCGCCCGCCGGTGAGTTCTTCGCGGGCTTCATCACCGAGAAGTCCCTGAGCGTCGACAACCTCTTCGTCTTCGTACTGATCATGGCGAAGTTCGCGGTCCCGGCGATCTACCAGCAGCGGGTGCTGATGGTGGGTGTGCTGATCGCGCTGGTGCTGCGGGCCGGCTTCATCGGCGCGGGCGCCGCGATCATCGCCAACTTCTCCTGGATCTTCTACCTCTTCGGCGCGTTCCTCATCTGGACCGCGTGGAAGCTGATCAAGGAGGCCCGCGCAGAGGAGGAGGACGAGGAGTTCGAGGAGAACCGCTTCCTCAAGCTGGTCGAGAAGCGCTTCCCGTCGACCGACGCGTACCACGGCACCAAGCTGTTCGTCGTCGAGAACGGCAAGCGGCTGATGACGCCGATGCTGATCGTCATGCTGGCGATCGGCACCACCGATGTCCTCTTCGCGCTGGACTCCATCCCGGCGATCTTCGGTCTCACCCAGGACCCGTACATCGTCTTCACCGCCAACGCCTTCGCCCTGATGGGTCTGCGGCAGCTGTACTTCCTGATCGGCGGCCTCCTCAAGAAGCTGGTGCACCTCTCGTACGGCCTGTCGGTCATCCTGGGGTTCATCGGCGTGAAGCTGGTGCTGCACGCCCTGCACGAGTCCGCGGTGCCCGTTCCGGAGATCAGCATCCCGGTGTCGCTGGGCGTCATCTGTGCCGTCCTGATCGTCACGACGGTCACCAGCCTGCGTGCCTCGAAGAAGCAGGCCGCGGCCGACGCGGCGGCCAAGGAGCGCATCGACGCCTGA
- a CDS encoding TerD family protein, with translation MTAELVRGQNHPLDRTRVEIRVTAGSPVMAGVALGDEQGRLAGAEAVAHPGAPRRTGIEVPRQAAAEHRIAVDLDALPAAVHRVSVLLALTGGTGLTTFGPAAAPAVTVTGLDGTALARYTVTGLGAESAVVAVELYRRQGGWKVRAVGQGYAGGLTAMLGDQGLPQAAELAAEIEEAVGRGQARAVPAPDPVAVSRSERPGAGPAAAARPSSPHPPASDGPAASGTRPGTGPGTEPENVPGTAPGAGAQAGAGTPGSAAPAPVGGARVDYRHPKRRSTLAPAGPVPAAPAPAAGPASPAGPASPVAGDAAGWSMEERLYNQVWGMFEDLARSVAAYRSASGFAESRLEQELDQALSDPRNRLGTAADEARAAARDKHAALVTQARAALDRDLAQLAAESAVVEPALPPAFARWDHPVWQGHHAPSTRPMALRLGDLHLPEVLDLRIPMLVRLPLERGLWVDSGPDSYAAGSGPDPGRDIPRRELGSALTDGPPDEADLRRLAMETAVAIAARLLAIHPAGDFSVQVIDPGGTAAPALAPLVESGVLPAAPVPGVQGVTAVLEALTRRVDLVQMAVRHRAADSLPPDLDPADQLLIVHDFPHGFDDRALTRLRYLADEGPAVGVHLMLVADRAQARDHGPVLDPLWRSLLRITPVPDAHLADPWVGHAWTYEPALAPKGSQVVRQVLSRVAAARRPS, from the coding sequence ATGACGGCCGAGCTGGTCCGGGGGCAGAACCATCCACTGGACCGGACGCGGGTCGAGATCCGGGTGACGGCGGGCTCTCCCGTCATGGCCGGGGTCGCCCTCGGCGACGAGCAGGGCAGGCTCGCCGGCGCCGAGGCGGTGGCCCACCCGGGCGCGCCGCGGCGCACCGGCATCGAGGTCCCCCGTCAGGCGGCCGCCGAGCACCGCATCGCGGTGGACCTCGACGCGCTGCCCGCCGCCGTCCACCGGGTGAGCGTGCTGCTGGCGCTGACCGGCGGGACCGGCCTGACCACCTTCGGCCCGGCCGCCGCACCCGCCGTCACGGTCACCGGTCTCGACGGCACCGCCCTCGCCCGCTACACCGTCACCGGCCTGGGCGCCGAGTCCGCCGTCGTCGCCGTGGAGCTCTACCGCAGGCAGGGTGGCTGGAAGGTACGCGCCGTGGGCCAGGGCTACGCCGGCGGTCTCACGGCCATGCTGGGCGACCAGGGCCTGCCGCAGGCGGCGGAGCTGGCCGCGGAGATCGAGGAAGCGGTCGGCCGGGGGCAGGCCCGTGCGGTCCCGGCGCCCGACCCCGTGGCGGTGAGCCGGTCCGAACGGCCCGGGGCCGGCCCGGCCGCCGCGGCCCGGCCGTCCTCCCCGCATCCTCCCGCATCTGACGGCCCGGCAGCCTCCGGGACCCGACCCGGAACCGGCCCCGGAACCGAACCCGAAAACGTCCCCGGGACCGCTCCCGGGGCCGGAGCGCAGGCCGGAGCCGGGACCCCCGGCAGCGCGGCGCCCGCGCCCGTGGGCGGCGCCCGCGTCGACTACCGTCACCCGAAGCGCCGCAGCACCCTCGCCCCGGCCGGTCCGGTCCCGGCCGCCCCCGCCCCGGCCGCAGGCCCCGCGTCGCCCGCCGGCCCCGCGTCGCCCGTGGCCGGTGACGCCGCCGGCTGGAGCATGGAGGAGCGGCTCTACAACCAGGTCTGGGGGATGTTCGAGGATCTGGCCCGCTCGGTCGCGGCCTACCGCAGCGCCTCGGGCTTCGCCGAGTCGCGCCTGGAGCAGGAGCTCGACCAGGCCCTGTCCGACCCGCGCAACCGCCTCGGCACGGCCGCCGACGAGGCCCGTGCCGCCGCCCGCGACAAGCACGCCGCCCTCGTCACCCAGGCCCGCGCCGCCCTCGACCGTGACCTCGCACAGCTCGCGGCCGAGTCGGCGGTCGTCGAGCCCGCCCTGCCGCCCGCCTTCGCCCGCTGGGACCACCCCGTCTGGCAGGGCCACCACGCCCCGTCCACGCGTCCGATGGCCTTGCGCCTGGGCGATCTGCACCTCCCCGAAGTGCTGGACCTGCGCATTCCCATGCTCGTACGCCTCCCCCTGGAGCGCGGGCTGTGGGTCGACAGCGGGCCCGATTCCTATGCCGCGGGCAGCGGCCCCGACCCCGGGCGCGACATCCCCCGGCGGGAACTGGGCAGCGCACTGACGGACGGGCCGCCCGACGAGGCCGACCTGCGCCGGCTGGCCATGGAGACGGCTGTGGCCATCGCCGCCCGGCTGCTCGCCATCCACCCCGCCGGTGACTTCTCGGTCCAGGTCATCGACCCGGGCGGCACCGCCGCGCCCGCCCTCGCGCCCTTGGTGGAGAGCGGTGTGCTGCCCGCCGCTCCGGTGCCCGGTGTCCAGGGCGTGACCGCGGTGCTGGAGGCGCTGACGCGACGGGTGGACCTCGTCCAGATGGCCGTGCGCCACCGCGCGGCGGACTCGCTCCCGCCGGATCTCGACCCCGCCGACCAGCTGCTGATCGTGCACGACTTCCCGCACGGCTTCGACGACCGCGCGCTCACCCGGCTGCGCTACCTGGCCGATGAGGGGCCGGCCGTCGGCGTGCATCTGATGCTGGTCGCCGACCGCGCCCAGGCCCGGGACCATGGCCCGGTCCTCGACCCGCTGTGGCGCTCGCTGCTGCGGATCACACCCGTGCCCGATGCCCATCTCGCCGACCCCTGGGTCGGTCATGCCTGGACGTACGAGCCGGCGCTCGCCCCGAAGGGGAGTCAGGTGGTGCGCCAGGTGCTGAGCCGGGTAGCGGCCGCTCGCCGACCATCCTGA
- a CDS encoding TerD family protein: MSVNLSKGQGISLQKSDGGSLTAVRMGLGWRSAPRRGLFGRRTSEIDLDASAVLFADKKPIDVVFFQHLVSDDGAVRHTGDNLVGGAGQGGDDEAILVDLARVPVHIDQIVFTVNSFTGQTFAEVQDAFCRLVDETTGQELARYTLTGGGNYTAQVMSKVHRAGNGWQMTAIGEPSVGRTFQDLVPAILPHL; this comes from the coding sequence GTGTCGGTCAATTTGTCCAAGGGGCAGGGCATCAGCCTGCAGAAGTCCGACGGCGGGAGTCTGACCGCGGTGCGGATGGGGCTGGGGTGGCGTTCCGCGCCGCGCCGTGGCCTGTTCGGCCGGCGGACCAGCGAGATCGACCTCGACGCCTCGGCGGTGCTCTTCGCCGACAAGAAGCCGATAGACGTCGTGTTCTTCCAGCACCTGGTCAGCGACGACGGCGCGGTCCGGCACACCGGCGACAACCTGGTCGGCGGGGCGGGTCAGGGCGGCGACGACGAGGCGATCCTGGTCGACCTGGCGCGGGTGCCGGTGCACATCGACCAGATCGTGTTCACCGTCAACTCCTTCACCGGCCAGACGTTCGCCGAGGTGCAGGACGCCTTCTGCCGCCTGGTCGACGAGACCACGGGCCAGGAGCTGGCCCGGTACACCCTCACGGGCGGCGGCAACTACACCGCACAGGTCATGTCCAAGGTGCACCGCGCCGGCAACGGCTGGCAGATGACCGCCATCGGTGAGCCCTCCGTCGGCCGCACGTTCCAGGACCTCGTGCCGGCGATCCTGCCGCACCTGTAG